The following are from one region of the Takifugu rubripes chromosome 12, fTakRub1.2, whole genome shotgun sequence genome:
- the gmpr gene encoding GMP reductase 1, which yields MPRVDADLKLDFKDVLFRPKRSSLKSRSEVDLQRTFTFRNSKQTYTGIPIIAANMDTTGTFEMARVLSKHTLFTAIHKHYSVEDWKNFAANHPECLEHVAASSGSGTADLEKLCAILEAVPALKYICLDVANGYSEHFVEFVKMVRERFPKQTIMAGNVVTGEMVEELILSGADIIKVGIGPGSVCTTRIKTGVGYPQLSAVIECADSAHGLKGHIISDGGCSCPGDVAKAFGAGADFVMMGGMLAGHDQCSGEVIEKNGKKYKLFYGMSSDTAMKKYVGGIAEYRASEGKTVEVPYRGDVENTIRDVLGGLRSTCTYVGAARLKELSKRTTFIRVTQQASQMYT from the exons ATGCCTCGCGTGGACGCCGACCTCAAGCTGGACTTTAAGGATGTCCTCTTCAGACCCAAGAGGAGCAGCCTGAAGAGTCGCTCTGAG GTGGACCTTCAGAGGACTTTCACATTCCGCAACTCCAAGCAGACATACACCGGCATCCCCATCATCGCCGCCAACATGGACACCACGGGGACCTTTGAGATGGCGCGAGTCCTCAGCAAA CACACCCTCTTCACAGCCATTCATAAACATTACTCGGTAGAAGACTGGAAAAACTTTGCTGCGAATCACCCTGAATGTTTGGAG CATGTGGCTGCCAGCTCAGGCAGCGGCACTGCAGACCTGGAGAAGCTTTGCGCCATCCTGGAAGCTGTCCCAGCCCTCAAGTACATCTGCCTGGACGTTGCCAACGGCTACTCTGAGCACTTTGTGGAGTTTGTGAAGATGGTCAGAGAGAGGTTCCCCAAACAAACTATCATG GCCGGCAACGTGGTGACTggagagatggtggaggagctCATCCTATCTGGCGctgacatcatcaaagtgggcaTCGGGCCAG GGTCAGTGTGCACGACGAGGATCAAAACAGGAGTGGGCTACCCTCAGCTCAGCGCCGTGATAGAGTGTGCAGATTCAGCCCACGGCCTCAAGGGACACATCATCTCT GACGGGGGCTGCAGCTGCCCAGGAGATGTAGCAAAAGCCTTCG GCGCAGGAGCTGATTTTGTGATGATGGGAGGGATGCTGGCAGGTCACGACCAGTGCTCCGGCGAGGTCATCGAGAAGAACGGCAAGAAGTACAAGCTCTTCTACGGCATGAGCTCCGACACGGCCATGAAGAAATATGTAGGTGGAATTGCAGAGTACAG GGCTTCAGAGGGGAAGACGGTGGAGGTTCCCTACAGAGGAGACGTGGAGAACACCATACGGGACGTGCTGGGGGGGCTGCGCTCCACCTGCACCTATGTGGGTGCAGCCAGGCTCAAAGAGCTGAGCAAGAGAACCACGTTCATCCGCGTCACACAGCAGGCCAGCCAAATGTACACTTAG